The following coding sequences lie in one Lolium perenne isolate Kyuss_39 chromosome 2, Kyuss_2.0, whole genome shotgun sequence genomic window:
- the LOC127335268 gene encoding uncharacterized protein yields the protein MAATDAAKLSVSGQAFAALLDCCGNAAGDCDGLLFGRAVRPPPPPPSFFDDDDDAPTSSAPTLSISITGHASLAQPASLSDALGRFHPYSPGRPDAVGFFSSRRSATLRPSMREAAVARSLSKSLPPAQPLVLVLLAPSASSNLSTHSFDYRAFLLVDSLLVPASLQVVNVGPGFWGQYHTFAAESPMPWMPRPPARDYGLGEKKAMDRMTQGFGPSRLQAMLTSASGYTTEVEELYSGMLRKLDGLARETENSGRQARHQEYKNSLLRRQIAGLN from the exons ATGGCCGCCACCGACGCCGCGAAGCTCTCCGTCTCCGGCCAGGCCTTCGCGGCGCTCCTCGACTGCTGTGGGAACGCCGCCGGCGACTGCGATGGTCTGCTCTTCGGCCGCGCCGTCCGCCCCCCGCCCCCTCCCCCATCCTtcttcgacgacgacgacgacgcccccACCTCCTCCGCCCCAACCCTATCCATCTCCATCACCGGCCACGCCTCGCTCGCCCAACCCGCCTCCCTCTCCGACGCCCTCGGCCGTTTCCACCCCTACTCCCCCGGCCGTCCGGACGCCGTCGGCTTCTTCTCCTCCCGCCGCAGCGCGACGCTCCGCCCCTCCATGCGAGAGGCCGCCGTCGCCCGCTCCCTCTCCAAATCCCTGCCCCCCGCCCAACCCCTCGTGCTCGTCCTCTTAGCCCCCTCCGCCTCCTCCAACCTCTCCACCCACTCCTTCGACTACCGCGCCTTCCTGCTCGTCGATTCCCTCCTCGTCCCCGCCTCCCTCCAGGTCGTCAACGTGGGTCCTGGCTTCTGGGGCCAGTACCACACCTTCGCGGCGGAGTCGCCAATGCCGTGGATGCCTCGGCCGCCGGCAAGGGATTACGGCCTCGGGGAGAAGAAGGCGATGGATCGGATGACGCAGGGGTTCGGGCCGAGCAGATTACAGGCGATGCTGACTTCGGCCAGTGGGTACACGACCGAGGTGGAGGAGTTGTACTCTGGGATGCTAAGAAAGCTGGATGGGCTTGCTCGGGAGACGGAGAACAGCGGTCGTCAAGCGCGCCATCAG GAATACAAGAACTCATTGCTAAGGAGACAAATTGCCGGGCTGAATTAA